A section of the Leptotrichia sp. HSP-342 genome encodes:
- a CDS encoding autotransporter domain-containing protein, whose amino-acid sequence MSKNLNQINNGIKGILKKYNFKKRSILMGMAILVISCGGGGGGGIGTTTNSPSSGTNRPTATATVTPTIAWNNTELSYNRSNPHNNSNTTITGTGVKVGIIDVGFENSAFASDLTEKFGSRLTKFTVPGFTASSTENDDHGITVAALAAGRTEGIAKGVSVFAIDAGNHSSDGTRPEPTLEMYQELKNRGVTIYNQSFGIDAMVTDFNSSRTSTHYYGHQIGSAMLQFYRNEVNNGALFVWAAGNDSSDTQPTLEGGLPYFETDLQKGWINVVGLTSREESRMGDTDWSNLTPLSPAGVAKMWSVTAISDHTFTIRGRSFVGGGSSFAAPIVTGTAALIKEKYPWMDANLIRQTILSTATDIGERGVDSVYGWGLLNIDKALKGPSLFDTQLALGPSVIVNIPSGVYTFSNDISGNAGLEKNGAGELILSGNSTFLGDTNVNAGRLRVNGTYVSSLNVRRRAILSTNNARINNNITNDGTLENRGSTQVNGNYESLENSRVVAELNSNLHVTGRVSLNNSKLEIKPEENGERKYITANGTNQEIITSDNRIEGNFETIDTDEMLNAKINQNENSVSTKISRKNVLDYVEKIAESDEMQKNTAKNLETAFQELDQNIENGTAENIAQFEKKAAKLQSLNRSNRAAVLDSLSGQIYASAQALTFQHSQTVNKDLSNRLVMLGTLDNVGDNFGLWVSGFGANGTLKQDGYGKGNSKVTGGQVGVDKQFGENLILGTALSYSKANVKFNRYGGKSDANNFGVSLYGRLGNKNVPFYLQGRFGIGFVDSDVERDIILSNNDFTRAKINHNDKVYSGYLETGYDIKNDNGDFVVTPFAGLTHDTVVRGSFSEEKSQFGLTADKKNYNQTAALVGLRVGKAVSWNGGSKTTTFQGYITHQRSFNEQDLSFDARYTGLPGATFKVKGIGLSKNKTWTGVGALTEVNSRFGWYVNYDSSVDSGKGKGNNNVFTTGLRFNF is encoded by the coding sequence GGCGGTGGTATTGGAACCACAACTAATTCGCCTTCTTCTGGAACAAACAGACCAACTGCAACTGCAACTGTAACACCGACAATAGCTTGGAATAATACAGAACTTAGTTATAATCGTAGTAACCCACATAATAATTCAAATACAACAATTACAGGAACAGGAGTAAAAGTAGGAATTATTGATGTGGGATTCGAAAATTCAGCATTTGCATCAGATCTTACTGAGAAGTTTGGATCTAGATTGACAAAATTTACAGTTCCGGGATTTACTGCCTCATCTACAGAAAATGATGATCATGGAATAACTGTAGCTGCATTAGCAGCAGGAAGAACTGAAGGAATTGCAAAAGGAGTCTCTGTATTTGCAATTGATGCTGGAAACCATTCTTCAGATGGAACAAGACCTGAGCCAACACTAGAAATGTATCAGGAATTAAAAAATAGAGGGGTTACCATTTATAACCAGTCATTCGGAATTGATGCAATGGTAACAGATTTTAACTCATCAAGAACCTCAACTCATTATTATGGACATCAGATAGGAAGTGCGATGCTCCAATTCTATAGAAATGAAGTCAATAATGGAGCATTATTTGTTTGGGCCGCTGGAAATGATTCATCGGATACCCAACCTACTCTTGAAGGGGGACTCCCATATTTTGAAACAGATTTACAAAAAGGATGGATAAATGTAGTAGGACTAACTTCAAGGGAAGAATCAAGAATGGGAGATACTGATTGGAGCAATCTTACACCATTATCTCCTGCAGGAGTTGCAAAAATGTGGTCTGTAACAGCTATAAGTGATCACACATTTACAATAAGAGGAAGAAGCTTCGTAGGTGGAGGATCTTCATTTGCGGCACCAATCGTAACAGGAACTGCCGCTCTAATCAAAGAAAAGTATCCATGGATGGATGCAAATCTTATAAGACAAACTATATTGTCAACTGCTACAGATATTGGAGAGAGAGGAGTCGATTCTGTTTATGGATGGGGACTTTTAAACATTGATAAGGCATTAAAAGGACCTTCCTTATTTGACACTCAGCTTGCACTTGGACCAAGTGTAATTGTAAATATTCCAAGTGGAGTATATACTTTCTCAAATGATATTTCAGGAAATGCTGGACTGGAAAAAAATGGAGCAGGAGAACTTATATTATCGGGAAACTCAACTTTCCTTGGTGATACAAATGTAAATGCAGGAAGATTAAGAGTAAATGGTACTTATGTATCGTCACTGAATGTCCGTAGACGTGCTATACTTTCCACAAATAACGCCAGAATAAATAACAATATAACAAATGACGGAACTCTTGAAAACAGAGGATCAACACAAGTTAATGGAAATTATGAATCACTTGAAAATTCAAGAGTTGTAGCAGAGTTGAACTCAAATCTTCATGTAACAGGAAGAGTTAGCTTAAATAATTCAAAACTTGAAATAAAGCCTGAAGAAAATGGTGAAAGAAAATATATTACCGCAAATGGAACAAATCAAGAGATAATCACATCAGACAATAGAATTGAAGGAAACTTTGAAACCATTGATACTGATGAAATGCTAAACGCTAAAATCAACCAAAATGAAAATTCTGTTTCTACAAAGATAAGCAGAAAAAATGTACTAGACTATGTAGAAAAAATAGCAGAATCTGATGAAATGCAAAAAAATACTGCCAAGAACTTGGAAACTGCTTTCCAAGAATTAGATCAGAATATTGAAAATGGTACTGCTGAAAATATTGCTCAATTTGAAAAAAAAGCTGCAAAACTTCAATCTCTAAATCGTTCTAATAGAGCTGCTGTACTTGATAGTCTGTCTGGACAAATCTATGCTTCTGCACAGGCTCTTACGTTCCAGCATTCACAAACTGTAAATAAGGATTTATCAAACAGACTTGTCATGTTAGGAACTTTGGATAATGTTGGAGACAACTTTGGATTATGGGTTTCTGGATTTGGTGCTAATGGTACATTAAAACAGGATGGATATGGTAAAGGAAATAGTAAAGTTACTGGTGGACAAGTTGGAGTTGACAAGCAGTTTGGCGAAAACTTAATATTAGGTACTGCATTATCTTATTCAAAGGCTAATGTTAAATTCAATAGATATGGTGGAAAATCTGATGCTAATAACTTTGGAGTTTCATTATACGGAAGATTAGGAAACAAAAATGTTCCTTTTTATCTGCAAGGTCGTTTTGGTATCGGATTTGTTGACAGTGATGTTGAAAGAGATATTATTTTAAGCAATAATGACTTTACTAGAGCAAAAATTAATCATAATGATAAAGTTTATTCTGGATATCTAGAAACAGGATATGACATTAAAAATGATAACGGTGACTTTGTTGTAACACCGTTTGCGGGATTGACTCACGATACAGTTGTAAGAGGTTCATTCTCTGAAGAGAAGAGCCAGTTTGGACTGACTGCTGATAAAAAGAACTACAATCAGACAGCAGCACTAGTTGGTCTTAGAGTTGGAAAGGCTGTAAGCTGGAACGGTGGAAGCAAGACTACTACATTCCAGGGATACATAACACATCAGAGATCTTTCAATGAGCAGGACTTGAGCTTTGACGCAAGATATACTGGACTGCCTGGAGCAACGTTTAAGGTAAAAGGTATCGGACTTTCTAAGAACAAAACATGGACTGGAGTTGGAGCATTGACAGAAGTAAATTCTAGATTTGGATGGTATGTAAACTATGACAGTTCTGTTGACAGTGGAAAAGGTAAAGGGAATAATAATGTTTTTACCACAGGACTTAGATTTAATTTCTAG